In the Bicyclus anynana unplaced genomic scaffold, ilBicAnyn1.1 scaffold_80, whole genome shotgun sequence genome, one interval contains:
- the LOC128199780 gene encoding LOW QUALITY PROTEIN: cytochrome c oxidase subunit 2-like (The sequence of the model RefSeq protein was modified relative to this genomic sequence to represent the inferred CDS: substituted 3 bases at 3 genomic stop codons), protein MAFPSQLGFQDAASPVIEELLHFHDHALMIVFIISTLVLYFIVALVTSSLTNKFILDSQEIEIIXTVLPAIILILIALPSLRILYLIDEINDPHLTIKAMGHQWYXSYEYTDYENLEFDSYIIPTQDLAPGQFRLLEADHRMITPVESPIRVLVSAEDVLHSXAVPSLGVKIDAVPGRLNQTAFITSRPGVFYGQCSEICGANHSFMPIVVEAVPLQQFEDWSTLILQDASLRS, encoded by the coding sequence ATGGCCTTTCCCTCCCAGCTCGGTTTCCAAGATGCTGCTTCTCCTGTGATAGAAGAACTTCTTCACTTTCATGACCACGCTTTAATGATTGTCTTTATAATTAGCACTCTAGTCCTTTATTTCATTGTCGCCCTAGTTACTTCTAGCTTAACTAATAAGTTCATCCTTGATTCCCAGGAAATTGAAATTATCTGAACTGTCCTCCCAGCAATTATCCTTATCTTAATTGCCCTCCCCTCCCTCCGCATTCTTTACCTTATAGACGAAATTAACGACCCCCACCTAACCATCAAAGCCATGGGACATCAATGGTACTGAAGCTACGAATATACTGACTACGAAAACCTTGAGTTCGACTCTTACATAATCCCCACGCAAGACCTGGCCCCCGGGCAATTCCGCCTCCTAGAAGCAGACCACCGAATGATTACCCCCGTCGAATCCCCAATCCGAGTTCTGGTCTCTGCGGAGGACGTCCTCCACTCCTGAGCAGTCCCATCCCTGGGTGTTAAAATAGACGCCGTACCCGGCCGACTAAACCAAACAGCCTTTATTACATCTCGCCCCGGCGTCTTCTACGGACAGTGCTCAGAAATCTGCGGCGCAAACCACAGCTTTATGCCCATCGTAGTTGAAGCAGTCCCCCTGCAACAATTTGAGGACTGGTCCACCCTAATACTCCAAGATGCCTCGCTAAGAAGCTAA